The following coding sequences lie in one Thermosulfuriphilus ammonigenes genomic window:
- a CDS encoding hybrid sensor histidine kinase/response regulator, with the protein MGGLVFIEKHNSCLNTLAIIDYIREEHPDRVEELLDGLGPEIEGLDDPLAFLSDPNNWVSSSLLIKMYENARRITGDDLVAFKIGFESVRRQKLGYVQKIVLFALRDPRIALKRVQAVNDRFNRNKVIKLLETKRDRAVMQLHWAKHLPLSVDFCLMNKGVYSAIPLIWGLPPANITETKCFFRGDNYCEYHLRWQRRSLFKDIFNRIFAPWKVVEESIAELERDKEILKEKYDEVHQLNLALKAKIDQLLSLQKAGTTILSTLDLEKLLDRILTELTKVVGLKRAGIFMLDESRSWLQLVHAIGVEKEVIQSFRYYRVPLNKKDNIIARAAREKQPILIDDPERESLNRSNPLLRHFRPQAFILVPLAVEGKTLAVVVGDREKSRSPLAKIDAEFLKLFATQTAVALQNASLYNRLESSERRYRELIENAQEGFWVLDSSGHLDFANQYLHHLLGRDKLLGLSVYDLVDDKGKKAVLKLFMRNIQGLPAKGEVAFKRPDDTYVYTLVSSVPLFEEGEFKGSFALVADITDKKKMEDRLLHTQKLEALGTLAGGIAHDFNNILTGIMGYLTLLRQKITDPEPLKFIDVIERSSLRAADLVRQILTFSRDLKPAGEEKTINLNEVVRETEALLKGTLEKSIILELNLAESLPTIKADSTQVQQALLNLCVNARDAMEGRGRLVISTSTITLGEEDGPFSELMAVPGLYVMLSVSDSGCGIPEEILPRIFDPFFTTKGIGQGTGLGLAMVYGIVRGAGGYVHVESVVGQGTTFYLFFPASEDRPTVSEPLPTRRELTGREGILVVDDEELIRHLAHEILTRYGYKVFLAKDGYEALNIYQAFRQEIDLVVLDLIMPEMTGEETLERLRQLNQKIRAVFITGYSRKEESSLGVPVIYKPFNVEEFLQVIRNRLEEPSGELVDSLSA; encoded by the coding sequence TTGGGTGGTCTGGTGTTTATCGAAAAACACAATAGTTGCCTTAATACCCTGGCTATTATTGATTATATTCGCGAAGAACATCCTGACCGGGTGGAGGAACTTCTTGATGGCCTCGGCCCGGAGATCGAGGGTCTTGATGATCCCTTGGCCTTTCTCTCGGACCCAAACAATTGGGTTTCTTCCTCCCTCCTTATTAAAATGTATGAAAATGCCCGAAGAATTACCGGCGATGATCTGGTAGCCTTTAAGATTGGCTTTGAATCTGTCCGCCGTCAGAAGCTGGGATATGTTCAAAAAATAGTCCTCTTTGCCCTCCGGGATCCTCGAATTGCCCTAAAGAGGGTTCAGGCCGTTAATGATCGCTTTAACCGTAACAAGGTCATCAAGCTCCTGGAAACCAAGCGGGACAGGGCCGTTATGCAACTTCATTGGGCCAAACACCTCCCCCTTTCGGTGGATTTTTGCCTGATGAATAAGGGGGTTTATAGCGCTATTCCTCTTATCTGGGGACTTCCGCCGGCCAATATCACCGAAACCAAATGTTTTTTTCGGGGAGACAACTATTGCGAATATCACTTGCGTTGGCAACGAAGGAGTCTCTTCAAGGACATTTTCAATCGTATTTTTGCCCCCTGGAAGGTAGTCGAGGAAAGTATTGCAGAACTTGAGCGAGATAAAGAAATCCTAAAAGAAAAATACGATGAGGTTCACCAGTTAAACTTAGCCCTTAAGGCCAAAATTGACCAGCTTCTTTCCCTTCAGAAGGCCGGAACAACTATTCTCTCTACTCTAGATTTGGAAAAACTCCTTGATCGTATTCTTACCGAACTGACCAAGGTGGTGGGGCTTAAGCGAGCCGGAATCTTTATGCTTGATGAATCCCGCTCCTGGCTTCAATTGGTTCATGCTATTGGGGTAGAAAAGGAGGTCATCCAGAGTTTTCGTTACTACCGCGTGCCCCTCAACAAAAAAGATAATATCATCGCTCGAGCGGCCCGGGAAAAACAACCCATTCTTATCGATGATCCAGAAAGGGAGTCTCTTAACCGAAGCAACCCTCTTCTTCGGCATTTTCGACCTCAGGCCTTTATTTTGGTGCCCCTGGCTGTAGAAGGAAAGACCTTAGCTGTGGTGGTAGGAGACAGAGAAAAATCGAGATCTCCACTGGCCAAAATCGACGCCGAATTTCTCAAGCTATTTGCTACTCAGACCGCGGTAGCCCTTCAAAACGCTTCCCTATATAACCGTCTGGAGAGCAGCGAACGGCGCTATCGTGAGCTGATAGAAAATGCCCAAGAGGGTTTTTGGGTTCTTGATTCCAGCGGTCATCTAGACTTTGCCAATCAGTATCTCCATCACCTTTTAGGTCGGGACAAGCTTCTGGGGCTTTCGGTTTATGATCTAGTAGATGACAAAGGTAAGAAGGCCGTTCTCAAGCTCTTCATGAGGAATATCCAGGGTTTGCCCGCTAAGGGTGAGGTAGCCTTTAAGCGTCCAGATGATACCTATGTCTATACCTTGGTCAGTAGTGTTCCCTTGTTTGAGGAGGGGGAGTTCAAGGGTAGTTTTGCCTTGGTGGCTGACATTACTGACAAGAAGAAGATGGAAGATCGACTCCTTCATACCCAGAAGCTTGAGGCCTTGGGGACACTTGCCGGAGGTATCGCCCATGATTTCAACAATATTCTTACGGGAATCATGGGATATTTGACCCTCCTTCGCCAGAAGATTACCGACCCCGAACCACTCAAATTTATCGATGTAATTGAGCGTTCCAGTCTTCGGGCTGCCGACCTGGTGCGACAGATTTTGACTTTTAGTAGAGATCTCAAACCAGCAGGCGAAGAGAAGACCATAAATCTAAACGAGGTTGTTCGAGAGACAGAAGCCCTTCTCAAAGGCACTTTAGAAAAATCTATCATTTTAGAGCTCAATCTGGCCGAGTCTTTGCCAACTATAAAGGCCGATTCTACCCAGGTTCAACAGGCCCTGCTAAATCTTTGTGTCAACGCCAGAGATGCCATGGAGGGGCGGGGGCGGTTGGTGATTTCTACATCGACCATTACCCTGGGGGAGGAGGATGGTCCCTTTTCAGAACTCATGGCTGTCCCCGGCCTATACGTGATGCTTAGCGTCTCTGACTCGGGTTGTGGCATCCCTGAAGAGATTCTCCCCCGCATCTTTGATCCCTTCTTCACTACAAAGGGGATCGGTCAGGGAACAGGTCTGGGTTTGGCCATGGTTTACGGCATTGTACGAGGGGCCGGTGGCTATGTCCATGTAGAGTCTGTAGTAGGACAGGGGACAACATTTTATCTCTTCTTCCCGGCCTCAGAGGACCGGCCTACAGTCTCCGAGCCTTTGCCTACCCGGAGAGAGCTTACTGGACGCGAAGGGATCTTGGTGGTCGACGATGAAGAACTCATCAGGCATCTGGCCCACGAAATACTTACTCGGTATGGCTACAAGGTCTTTTTGGCTAAAGATGGCTACGAGGCCCTGAATATTTACCAGGCCTTTCGCCAGGAGATAGATCTGGTAGTCCTTGATCTTATCATGCCGGAGATGACAGGAGAGGAAACTTTGGAGCGGCTGCGGCAGCTTAATCAAAAAATAAGGGCTGTTTTTATTACCGGATACAGTCGTAAAGAAGAATCTTCTCTCGGGGTTCCGGTGATCTACAAACCCTTTAATGTGGAAGAATTCCTCCAGGTAATTAGGAATCGCCTCGAGGAGCCATCCGGAGAACTTGTAGATAGCCTCTCAGCTTGA
- a CDS encoding DUF1178 family protein: protein MIVFDLSCENNHVFEGWFADRASYEEQVAKGLINCPFCGSQKIRKILSPVAIKKSRDSQHQASTPEAKMLNVLYQISRYVEKNFEDVGARFAEEALKIHYGIEEPRAIRGVATEEEEKILKEEGVEFLKVPVIRKSEH, encoded by the coding sequence ATGATTGTCTTTGATCTTTCCTGTGAAAACAATCATGTCTTTGAGGGCTGGTTTGCTGATCGGGCCTCCTATGAAGAACAAGTGGCCAAAGGGCTTATTAACTGTCCCTTCTGTGGAAGTCAAAAGATCCGCAAGATCCTTTCCCCGGTGGCCATAAAAAAATCCCGTGACAGTCAGCATCAGGCCTCTACACCAGAGGCCAAAATGCTAAACGTTCTCTATCAGATATCCCGTTATGTAGAGAAAAACTTTGAAGATGTTGGAGCACGTTTTGCCGAAGAGGCCCTTAAAATACACTATGGTATCGAGGAGCCTCGAGCCATTCGAGGGGTGGCTACCGAAGAGGAAGAAAAGATTCTTAAAGAAGAAGGAGTTGAGTTTCTTAAGGTCCCTGTGATCCGAAAATCCGAACACTGA
- a CDS encoding FKBP-type peptidyl-prolyl cis-trans isomerase, with amino-acid sequence METKIIAKGAKVTISYRVLAAGKVVDVSKSPVSFICGEGQFMPYVEEALIGAKVGETRHIVVPPQYHYGPYDPLKLVAISRERLPQGANPGEVVRLVDEFWVLRPALIREINEGYAFVDFNHPLAGKELQFEVEILGISYDEASAPSDSESPS; translated from the coding sequence ATGGAGACAAAGATCATTGCCAAAGGGGCCAAGGTGACTATTTCCTACCGCGTTCTGGCCGCAGGTAAAGTAGTTGATGTCTCTAAGTCTCCAGTTTCTTTTATCTGCGGAGAAGGGCAGTTTATGCCTTACGTAGAAGAGGCCCTTATTGGAGCCAAAGTCGGGGAGACACGGCATATTGTTGTTCCCCCTCAGTATCACTACGGGCCTTATGATCCACTCAAATTGGTAGCTATTTCCCGGGAACGTCTCCCCCAGGGGGCCAACCCGGGAGAGGTGGTTCGGCTAGTAGATGAGTTTTGGGTCTTGAGGCCAGCGCTCATCCGGGAGATAAACGAAGGCTATGCCTTTGTGGACTTTAATCACCCCCTGGCCGGAAAGGAGCTCCAGTTTGAGGTAGAGATCTTGGGGATCTCTTACGATGAGGCTTCTGCTCCTTCGGATTCAGAATCGCCCTCGTAG
- the topA gene encoding type I DNA topoisomerase: MKKGLVIVESPTKVKTLKKILGKDYDVRASVGHIKDLPKSKLGVDIDNGFSPQYEIIRGKKKIIDELRRAARGVEDIYLGPDPDREGEAIAWHIAEELRNKKRRFHRVLLYELTERGIKEAFKNPTDLNRYRYESQQARRILDRLVGYQISPLLWEKVKRGLSAGRVQSVALKIICEREKEIRAFVPEEYWTVTAKLQGAEGQEFLAKVIQRNGKKLELKREKEARTVVDDLEKATFIVSEVKRKERRRRPAPPFITSTLQQEAYRKLRFPARKTMLIAQRLYEGIDLGPEGPVGLITYMRTDSTRTAPEAISEVRDFIKESFGPDYLPSRAHTYKSRSGAQEAHEAIRPTSVYRTPEQVAPYLSKDELALYSLIWKRFVASQMAQAKLEQTTIEIQAGPYGLRATGTVIVFPGFMTLYVENKEGEDEEKLPPVSPEEVLSLLELIPKQHFTQPPPRYTEASLIKALEEKGIGRPSTYATIISTIKERDYVRQEQNQLRPTELGLLVNELLTSHFPDIIDVEFTARMEEALDRIEEGKITRVEVLKEFHEAFTKELEVAQKEMTSIKKEGVATDVKCPACGSPMVIRLGRAGEFLVCSRYPECKTSRDFTRDDRGHIKIIEPEQKQAGVCEKCGRPMVVKRSRFGEFLACSGYPTCKNVRPLSTGVPCPEAGCNGELVKRRTRKGKVFYSCSRYPQCRYAIWDEPVARGCPSCGAPLMVIKRSKRDGVYLKCLNKDCGHREPYEGDSESEGAEASS, encoded by the coding sequence ATGAAAAAGGGACTGGTCATTGTTGAGTCTCCCACAAAGGTTAAAACTCTCAAAAAAATCCTTGGCAAAGATTATGATGTCAGGGCCTCGGTTGGTCACATTAAGGATCTGCCCAAAAGTAAACTGGGGGTGGATATAGACAATGGTTTTAGCCCTCAGTACGAGATAATTCGCGGTAAGAAAAAGATCATTGATGAACTTCGTCGGGCCGCCCGGGGAGTCGAAGACATTTATTTAGGCCCAGATCCAGATCGCGAGGGAGAGGCTATTGCTTGGCATATTGCTGAAGAACTCCGAAATAAAAAGCGCCGGTTTCATCGGGTTCTTCTTTATGAACTCACCGAAAGAGGGATAAAAGAGGCCTTTAAAAACCCTACCGATCTTAATCGCTATCGCTATGAATCACAACAAGCCCGGAGAATCCTGGATCGCCTGGTTGGTTATCAGATTTCCCCTCTTCTCTGGGAAAAGGTCAAACGAGGCCTTTCTGCCGGGCGAGTTCAATCAGTAGCCTTAAAGATTATCTGTGAGCGCGAAAAAGAGATCCGGGCCTTCGTCCCTGAGGAGTATTGGACAGTTACGGCCAAGCTCCAGGGCGCCGAGGGGCAGGAGTTTTTAGCCAAGGTTATCCAACGAAACGGCAAAAAGCTAGAGCTTAAGAGAGAGAAGGAAGCTCGCACTGTAGTAGATGATCTTGAAAAGGCTACCTTCATTGTCTCTGAGGTCAAGCGCAAGGAGAGGCGTCGTCGTCCGGCCCCCCCGTTCATCACCAGCACCCTTCAACAGGAGGCTTACAGAAAGCTGCGTTTTCCAGCCAGAAAGACCATGCTTATAGCCCAACGTCTTTATGAAGGGATAGATCTGGGGCCCGAAGGACCGGTGGGACTCATTACTTATATGCGCACGGATTCTACCCGCACCGCTCCGGAGGCGATAAGTGAGGTTAGAGATTTTATCAAGGAATCCTTTGGCCCAGATTATCTTCCCTCCAGAGCCCACACCTATAAAAGCCGCTCCGGAGCCCAAGAGGCCCATGAAGCCATAAGGCCAACCTCTGTTTATCGCACTCCAGAACAGGTTGCTCCCTATCTTTCTAAGGACGAACTGGCCCTTTATAGCCTTATTTGGAAGCGATTTGTGGCCTCTCAAATGGCTCAGGCCAAATTAGAACAAACTACTATAGAAATCCAGGCCGGGCCCTACGGCCTTAGGGCTACCGGAACCGTGATCGTCTTTCCGGGATTTATGACCCTTTATGTAGAAAATAAAGAAGGGGAAGACGAGGAAAAATTGCCGCCAGTGAGCCCGGAAGAGGTATTGTCCCTTCTGGAACTTATTCCCAAACAACATTTCACTCAGCCTCCTCCCCGCTATACGGAAGCCAGTCTCATCAAGGCCCTAGAGGAGAAAGGTATCGGCCGACCAAGTACCTATGCCACTATAATCTCTACAATTAAGGAACGAGACTATGTGCGTCAGGAGCAAAATCAACTGCGTCCTACGGAGTTAGGGCTTCTAGTAAATGAGCTTCTCACCTCCCATTTTCCGGACATCATTGACGTAGAGTTTACTGCCCGGATGGAGGAGGCCCTGGATCGTATCGAAGAGGGAAAGATTACTCGGGTAGAGGTGCTCAAGGAGTTCCATGAGGCCTTTACTAAAGAACTTGAAGTGGCCCAGAAAGAAATGACCTCCATTAAAAAAGAGGGAGTAGCCACTGATGTGAAGTGTCCAGCCTGTGGTTCTCCCATGGTTATTCGTCTGGGACGGGCTGGAGAGTTTCTTGTTTGTAGTCGGTACCCAGAATGTAAAACCAGCCGAGATTTCACCCGAGATGACCGCGGTCATATCAAAATCATAGAGCCAGAACAAAAACAGGCCGGCGTTTGTGAAAAGTGTGGTCGTCCCATGGTGGTCAAGCGAAGTCGCTTTGGGGAGTTTTTAGCCTGCTCCGGTTATCCGACGTGCAAAAATGTCCGTCCTCTTTCTACCGGTGTCCCCTGCCCTGAGGCGGGTTGTAATGGTGAGTTGGTTAAAAGACGAACCAGAAAGGGGAAAGTATTTTATTCTTGTAGCCGATATCCACAGTGCCGCTACGCTATCTGGGATGAGCCAGTGGCCCGGGGCTGTCCTTCCTGTGGAGCCCCCCTTATGGTCATAAAGCGTTCAAAGCGAGATGGAGTCTATCTTAAATGTTTAAACAAAGACTGCGGCCATCGGGAGCCCTACGAGGGCGATTCTGAATCCGAAGGAGCAGAAGCCTCATCGTAA
- the dprA gene encoding DNA-processing protein DprA, with translation MPPILYLKGNLVPSGQAIAIVGSRHPSNYGLRLARELARDLARTGTIIVSGAAQGIDTAAHQGALEAGGVTWAVLGTGLDVVYPRSNQGLLEEISHTGALISEFPLGTGPRRENFPIRNRIISGLCQAVVVVEASPKSGSLITARLAGEQGREVMAVPGSVYSYKSRGCHRLIKEGAALVESPEDVLLSLGLREDKEHDSPLLDDPDLPPDAQQIWQVLDFYPLHLEEIAQKIGLDISRIAGILLELELAGLVEALPGGHYQRRPR, from the coding sequence ATGCCGCCCATTCTTTACCTTAAAGGAAATCTTGTCCCTTCTGGGCAGGCTATAGCCATCGTTGGCTCACGGCATCCCAGCAACTACGGTCTGCGGCTAGCTAGGGAGCTGGCCAGAGATTTGGCCCGGACTGGCACTATCATCGTCAGTGGGGCGGCCCAAGGGATAGACACGGCGGCTCACCAAGGGGCCCTTGAGGCCGGAGGAGTCACCTGGGCCGTTCTGGGAACGGGGCTGGATGTGGTCTATCCCCGGAGCAATCAAGGTCTCCTGGAAGAGATTTCCCATACTGGGGCCCTGATTAGTGAATTCCCGCTGGGCACTGGTCCTCGTCGGGAAAACTTTCCAATACGCAATCGGATCATTAGCGGCCTCTGTCAGGCGGTGGTAGTGGTTGAAGCCAGCCCCAAAAGTGGTTCCCTGATAACAGCCCGGCTGGCTGGTGAGCAGGGACGGGAGGTAATGGCTGTTCCCGGAAGTGTCTACTCCTATAAAAGTCGTGGGTGCCACCGACTTATCAAAGAAGGGGCGGCCTTGGTTGAATCTCCGGAAGATGTTCTTCTTTCCTTGGGGCTCAGAGAAGATAAAGAGCACGACTCCCCCTTGTTGGATGATCCAGATCTACCTCCAGATGCCCAACAAATATGGCAGGTCCTGGATTTTTATCCCCTTCATCTAGAAGAAATTGCCCAAAAGATTGGACTTGATATTTCTAGAATCGCTGGCATCCTCTTAGAACTTGAGCTTGCGGGCTTAGTAGAGGCCCTTCCGGGAGGACACTATCAGCGAAGGCCTCGCTGA
- a CDS encoding HD domain-containing phosphohydrolase, translating to MIATDTYPKSAEETPKEHLRILVVDDEPHIRELIREYLSRFDNIETLEAANAFKALEIVQTQEIDGVILDIYMPGMDGLELLRRLKKINRHLIIILMTGYPSFDCLVEAIRSGASDFLPKPFKLTDLQLAVERLSRERKLIVENLNLTAEQAVLRELNDRLKKKIREQSILFSISEALSRVKSTLELYQKVTHLAHRLTEADAAFFWIANTDEAKLITMAEVGERKILSPYRCLSLSSDSGLVKVFKEGLPAMYVQDSRRQLQGFSGSLIAVPFAIREETLGILAAARKPDRPSFSEEDLFTLHLLVERASLNVENLILYESILLNLHSTLRALVTTLEAKDPYTKEHSQRVTEWAVKIAKQMNLPEEEIDSLRFAAQLHDIGKIGIRDHILMKPGRLTPEEYEIIKKHPVIGEEIVSHLGLLPQEKAIIRHHHERWDGKGYPDGLQGEEIPLLSRILAVADAFDALTSTRPYRKAMSYEEALAELERNKWTQFDGRAVEALVKIISKESDHG from the coding sequence TTGATTGCTACGGACACCTACCCTAAAAGCGCCGAAGAAACCCCAAAGGAGCACCTGCGTATCCTGGTGGTGGATGATGAGCCCCATATAAGGGAACTTATCAGGGAATACCTTTCTCGTTTTGATAACATCGAGACCCTTGAGGCAGCCAATGCTTTCAAGGCCTTAGAGATTGTCCAGACCCAAGAGATAGACGGAGTCATTCTGGACATCTACATGCCAGGTATGGATGGCCTAGAGCTATTGCGACGTCTAAAGAAGATAAACCGCCACCTGATAATTATCCTGATGACAGGATATCCATCCTTTGATTGTTTGGTGGAGGCCATTCGTTCTGGAGCTTCGGATTTTCTTCCCAAACCTTTTAAATTAACTGATCTTCAGCTGGCCGTAGAAAGGCTTTCCCGTGAACGCAAGCTCATCGTCGAAAACCTTAATCTTACCGCCGAGCAAGCAGTCTTAAGAGAGCTCAATGATCGTCTTAAGAAAAAAATCCGGGAACAAAGTATCCTTTTTTCTATTAGTGAAGCCTTAAGTCGGGTTAAGAGCACCCTCGAACTCTACCAAAAGGTCACCCATCTGGCCCACCGTCTAACCGAGGCTGACGCCGCTTTCTTTTGGATAGCCAATACCGATGAAGCCAAACTAATTACGATGGCTGAAGTGGGGGAGAGGAAAATCCTCTCTCCCTACCGATGTCTCTCTCTGTCCAGCGACTCTGGGCTGGTGAAGGTCTTCAAGGAGGGCCTTCCAGCCATGTATGTCCAGGACTCACGCAGACAACTTCAGGGCTTTAGCGGTTCTCTGATTGCCGTTCCTTTTGCCATTCGAGAAGAGACACTGGGAATTCTGGCCGCCGCTCGCAAGCCGGATCGTCCTAGCTTTAGTGAAGAGGACCTATTTACCCTTCATCTTCTGGTGGAACGAGCCTCTCTCAACGTAGAGAATTTAATCCTTTATGAGAGTATTCTCCTTAATCTTCACTCTACTCTTCGAGCTCTGGTAACCACTCTTGAGGCCAAGGATCCTTACACAAAGGAGCACTCCCAGCGGGTTACAGAATGGGCTGTCAAAATTGCTAAGCAGATGAATCTTCCTGAAGAGGAAATCGACTCTCTTCGCTTTGCTGCCCAGCTGCACGATATAGGCAAAATTGGTATAAGAGACCACATTCTTATGAAACCAGGACGTCTTACTCCAGAAGAGTATGAAATCATCAAAAAACATCCCGTCATTGGGGAGGAAATAGTCAGCCATCTGGGCCTTCTGCCTCAGGAAAAGGCCATTATCCGGCACCATCATGAACGCTGGGATGGTAAGGGATATCCTGATGGTCTTCAAGGAGAAGAAATCCCTCTTCTCTCCCGAATCTTGGCCGTAGCTGACGCCTTTGACGCCCTAACGTCCACCCGCCCCTACCGTAAGGCCATGAGCTATGAAGAGGCCTTGGCCGAGCTTGAACGCAATAAATGGACTCAGTTTGATGGCCGGGCGGTAGAGGCCTTGGTGAAGATTATTTCTAAGGAGAGCGACCATGGCTAA
- a CDS encoding response regulator produces MEKETTDQKIRILIAEDERSIGELLVEVLEEEDREIDLVTDGDQAIETLRQRPYDILITDLKMPGADGVTVMKEGRKLYPDLVVIVVTGFASLETAIEALKQGAYDYIKKPFRLDEIKISVKNACEKVTLERENRLLLQKLKECLQEPSKEELSPAESYPMVYGSPPLEVFEAKRSKFLEELERLIRLKQEGFLDEIEFQTLKKHLLEQLS; encoded by the coding sequence ATGGAAAAAGAAACCACCGACCAGAAAATTCGTATTCTGATCGCTGAAGATGAACGTTCCATCGGGGAGCTGTTGGTGGAGGTCCTCGAAGAAGAAGATCGAGAAATAGATCTGGTTACTGATGGTGACCAAGCTATAGAGACCCTTCGTCAGCGTCCTTATGACATCCTCATTACCGATCTCAAGATGCCTGGAGCTGATGGGGTAACGGTAATGAAGGAGGGGCGCAAGTTATATCCCGACTTAGTGGTTATTGTAGTCACAGGCTTTGCCTCCCTGGAGACAGCCATTGAGGCCCTTAAACAAGGGGCATATGACTATATTAAAAAGCCCTTCCGGTTAGACGAAATCAAGATAAGCGTTAAAAACGCTTGTGAAAAGGTTACTTTGGAGCGAGAAAATCGCCTCTTACTCCAAAAACTTAAAGAGTGTCTTCAGGAGCCCTCCAAGGAGGAACTCTCTCCGGCGGAATCTTATCCTATGGTTTATGGCAGTCCCCCCCTTGAAGTCTTTGAGGCCAAGAGGTCCAAGTTTCTTGAGGAGCTGGAACGTCTCATCAGACTAAAGCAGGAAGGCTTTCTTGACGAAATAGAATTCCAGACCCTCAAAAAACACCTCTTGGAGCAACTAAGTTGA
- a CDS encoding flagellar protein FlaG — protein sequence MDISSVGAKIVPVVQVQEVREISVKEPPVRPVPKTEGNRIEKRGPGPLIKGEERARNQETEPTLTGLDKNQLEKLAESIEEYLQHLDFKIEFSVHEDTDQIIVKVVDPKSGKVIRQIPPEELLKIQEKLHELTGLLFEKKA from the coding sequence ATGGATATTAGTAGTGTGGGTGCCAAGATTGTCCCCGTTGTTCAAGTCCAAGAGGTCCGGGAAATATCCGTAAAGGAGCCACCGGTCCGTCCTGTTCCTAAAACCGAAGGCAACCGGATAGAAAAACGGGGACCAGGGCCGCTCATTAAAGGAGAAGAGAGGGCAAGGAATCAGGAAACAGAACCTACCCTTACCGGGTTAGACAAAAACCAGCTAGAAAAATTGGCCGAAAGTATCGAGGAGTATCTCCAGCACCTGGATTTCAAAATAGAGTTTAGCGTTCATGAGGATACTGATCAGATTATTGTCAAGGTGGTAGATCCCAAGAGTGGTAAGGTTATACGGCAAATCCCTCCAGAGGAGCTCCTAAAAATTCAGGAAAAGTTGCACGAGTTAACTGGCCTCCTCTTCGAAAAAAAGGCCTGA